Proteins from a genomic interval of Chroococcidiopsis thermalis PCC 7203:
- a CDS encoding helicase-related protein — protein MVRLEELTKGTQVGGILPNNLVTIVDAQWHGSDVVELTYKDASGSLGHELVFRDREPTLELVTEGTPWSFTADGANFRLVSEAYRIRLAHLFDPLLAVHTSLVEPLPHQITAVYGEMLTRQPLRFLLADDPGAGKTIMAGLLMRELLIRGDLHRCLVVCPGSLAAQWQDELYQKFHLPFEILTNDRIEAARTGNAFAEMPLLIVRLDKLSRNDDLQAKLAQTDWDLVVCDEAHKMSASFFGGEIRETKRYKLGKLLSSLTRHFLLMSATPHNGKEEDFQLFMALLDGDRFEGRFRDGVHVSDTSDLMRRLVKEDLLKFDGKPLFPERKAYAVEYKLSDLEAVLYKRVTEYVREEFNRADALGNEGRKGTVGFALTILQRRLASSPEAIYQSLTRRRERLQKRLREEELLKRGSSASIELGQVLDLEDIEDDLEDVPSEEREAKEEEVADLATASRTIAELQVEISLLQELEQLALQVRRSGTDKKWEELSKIILDFRLQILDYELEDPNQKSKIKNLKSRKLVIFTEHRDTLNYLAQRIRTLLGRTEAVVTIHGGMGREERRKAQEAFTQDIAVQVLIATDAAGEGINLQRAHLMVNYDLPWNPNRLEQRYGRIHRIGQTEVCHLWNLVAKETREGDVYLALLKKLEIEQEALGGKVFDVLGKAIASAELRELLIQAIRYGDRPDVRDRLNQVVQDKLDQQRLRELLSERALARDAMDIAKVQQIKAEMERAAARRLQPHFIASFFLEAFEQLGGTARQREGDRYEITHVPAVIRDRGRQIGVGEPLLRRYERICFEKESISIPGKPLAAFVCPGHPLLDAAIDLTLERHRDLLKQGSILVDDNDMSESTRALVYLEHGIQDARTNSTGTRRVVSRRMQYVEIGILDFRLQILDSETQSKIENQKSEIWNAGYAPYLNYRSPQDEEKEIIDTIFTDSNQTFQSKIQNLKSKIENEATSYAISQLVGQHLQEVKQRKEELIAKTMAAVKDRLTKEINYWDHRAEDLKMQESAGKANAKINSTKARQRADELQARLLHRLEELEQERRLSPLPPVVVGGALVVSLGLLQRLQGKRQSDAAMFARETQRVEKTAMAAVMAAESQLGYEPKDVSQQKCGYDIESRIPQTGQLRFIEVKGRIAGAATVTVTKNEIIAALNQLDAFILALVQVPKSEEFTQGDVWKVKASQGTYKVHDDDCVIRYLRQPFHKEPDFAVTSVNYDWRELWQQGTEPF, from the coding sequence ATGGTTCGACTAGAAGAATTGACGAAGGGTACTCAAGTTGGGGGCATCCTGCCAAACAATCTCGTCACCATTGTCGATGCTCAGTGGCATGGCTCTGATGTTGTCGAGCTGACGTATAAAGATGCTAGCGGTTCTTTAGGACATGAATTGGTATTTCGCGATCGCGAACCAACCCTGGAACTTGTTACGGAAGGAACCCCTTGGAGTTTTACTGCCGATGGCGCTAACTTTCGTTTGGTATCAGAAGCATACCGCATTCGCCTTGCCCATCTATTCGACCCGCTGCTAGCCGTACACACATCGCTAGTTGAGCCACTACCCCACCAAATTACAGCCGTCTATGGGGAAATGCTAACCCGCCAACCCCTGCGCTTCTTATTGGCAGACGATCCTGGCGCGGGTAAGACAATTATGGCGGGATTGCTAATGCGGGAATTGCTAATTCGAGGCGACTTGCATCGCTGCCTTGTCGTCTGTCCTGGCAGTCTAGCAGCTCAGTGGCAGGACGAGCTGTACCAAAAGTTTCACCTGCCCTTTGAAATTCTCACCAACGATCGGATTGAAGCGGCGCGGACGGGAAATGCTTTTGCAGAGATGCCGCTATTAATCGTGCGCCTGGACAAACTTAGCCGTAATGACGACCTACAAGCCAAATTAGCCCAAACGGACTGGGATTTGGTCGTCTGCGACGAAGCTCATAAAATGTCGGCTTCGTTCTTTGGCGGTGAAATTAGAGAAACGAAACGCTACAAACTCGGCAAGCTGCTGTCAAGTTTAACTCGACATTTTTTATTAATGTCGGCAACACCCCACAACGGTAAAGAAGAAGACTTTCAGCTGTTCATGGCGTTGCTAGATGGAGACAGATTTGAGGGACGATTTCGGGATGGAGTTCACGTCTCGGATACTTCCGACTTGATGCGGCGATTAGTTAAAGAAGATCTACTGAAATTTGACGGCAAACCGCTATTTCCAGAACGGAAAGCCTACGCTGTAGAATACAAACTTTCGGATTTGGAAGCGGTACTTTATAAACGAGTCACCGAGTACGTGCGCGAAGAATTCAACCGTGCTGATGCTTTAGGCAATGAAGGGCGTAAAGGCACTGTAGGTTTTGCTTTGACGATTTTGCAGCGCCGTCTTGCTTCATCGCCAGAGGCAATTTATCAATCGCTTACCCGCCGCCGAGAACGGTTGCAAAAACGGTTGCGCGAAGAAGAATTGTTGAAGCGAGGCAGTAGCGCCAGTATAGAACTTGGGCAAGTTCTCGATTTAGAAGATATAGAAGACGATCTGGAGGATGTCCCCAGCGAAGAACGGGAAGCGAAAGAAGAGGAAGTTGCCGATCTCGCCACGGCTTCGCGGACAATAGCCGAATTACAAGTAGAAATTAGTCTTTTACAAGAATTAGAGCAGCTAGCACTGCAAGTGCGGCGTAGTGGTACGGATAAGAAATGGGAAGAACTATCAAAAATTATTTTAGATTTTAGATTGCAGATTTTAGATTATGAACTCGAAGATCCTAATCAAAAATCAAAAATCAAAAATCTAAAATCCCGAAAGTTGGTAATTTTTACCGAGCATCGGGATACCTTAAATTACTTAGCTCAGAGGATTCGGACGCTGCTGGGGCGTACTGAAGCAGTGGTGACAATTCACGGTGGGATGGGACGAGAAGAACGCCGCAAAGCCCAGGAAGCCTTTACCCAAGATATTGCCGTGCAAGTCTTAATCGCTACCGATGCAGCCGGAGAGGGAATTAACCTGCAACGAGCGCACCTGATGGTGAATTACGATCTGCCTTGGAATCCCAATCGTTTAGAACAGCGGTACGGGCGAATTCACCGGATCGGACAGACGGAGGTGTGTCACCTGTGGAATTTGGTGGCAAAGGAAACTCGCGAGGGGGATGTATATCTGGCGCTGTTGAAAAAGTTGGAAATAGAACAAGAGGCGCTGGGAGGTAAAGTATTTGACGTGCTGGGAAAAGCGATCGCCTCAGCTGAGCTACGAGAGCTGCTGATTCAAGCGATTCGCTATGGCGATCGCCCAGACGTGCGCGATCGCCTCAATCAAGTCGTACAAGATAAACTAGACCAACAAAGGCTGCGGGAACTTCTGTCAGAAAGAGCTTTGGCGCGGGATGCAATGGATATCGCCAAAGTACAGCAAATTAAGGCTGAAATGGAACGAGCAGCGGCGCGGCGGCTGCAACCTCATTTTATTGCCTCTTTCTTTCTGGAAGCTTTCGAGCAGTTGGGTGGCACGGCGCGTCAGCGAGAAGGCGATCGCTACGAAATCACCCACGTCCCCGCAGTTATTCGCGATCGCGGGCGGCAAATTGGTGTCGGAGAACCACTGCTGCGGCGCTACGAACGTATCTGCTTTGAAAAAGAGTCGATTAGCATTCCAGGTAAGCCACTAGCGGCGTTCGTCTGTCCTGGACATCCCCTACTGGATGCCGCGATTGACTTAACTCTGGAACGGCATCGGGATTTGTTGAAACAAGGCAGTATCTTGGTAGATGACAACGACATGAGTGAAAGCACCCGCGCTTTAGTTTACCTAGAACATGGTATCCAGGATGCGCGAACTAATTCCACTGGGACTCGGCGGGTGGTGTCGCGGCGGATGCAGTATGTGGAAATAGGGATTTTAGATTTTAGATTGCAGATTTTAGATTCAGAAACTCAATCGAAAATTGAAAATCAAAAATCTGAAATTTGGAACGCAGGTTATGCACCCTACCTCAACTATAGATCCCCTCAAGATGAAGAAAAGGAAATTATAGATACAATCTTTACTGACTCAAACCAAACGTTTCAATCTAAAATCCAAAATCTAAAATCTAAAATCGAAAATGAGGCGACGAGTTACGCCATTTCCCAGCTTGTCGGGCAACACCTCCAGGAAGTCAAGCAGCGCAAGGAGGAACTCATTGCTAAGACGATGGCAGCGGTGAAAGACCGACTCACAAAAGAGATTAATTATTGGGACCATCGGGCAGAAGACCTGAAAATGCAAGAGTCAGCTGGCAAGGCGAATGCCAAGATCAATTCAACCAAGGCGCGTCAGCGGGCGGATGAGTTGCAAGCGCGGTTGCTGCATCGGCTGGAGGAATTGGAACAGGAACGCCGATTATCGCCTTTACCACCAGTCGTCGTCGGGGGTGCGCTGGTAGTTTCGCTGGGATTGCTGCAACGGCTACAAGGAAAGCGACAGTCAGATGCGGCGATGTTTGCTAGGGAAACTCAACGGGTAGAGAAAACAGCGATGGCAGCGGTGATGGCAGCAGAAAGCCAGTTGGGATACGAACCAAAAGATGTCAGTCAGCAAAAGTGCGGCTACGATATTGAGTCGCGCATTCCCCAAACGGGACAGCTGCGCTTTATCGAGGTGAAGGGGCGGATAGCAGGTGCAGCAACGGTGACGGTGACGAAGAATGAAATTATCGCCGCACTGAATCAGCTGGACGCTTTCATCTTGGCTTTGGTGCAAGTGCCGAAGTCAGAGGAATTTACCCAAGGGGATGTTTGGAAAGTCAAGGCATCGCAGGGAACTTACAAGGTGCATGACGATGATTGTGTCATTCGTTATCTGCGGCAACCGTTTCATAAAGAACCAGATTTCGCCGTGACGAGTGTAAATTATGACTGGCGCGAGTTGTGGCAGCAGGGAACTGAGCCATTTTAG
- a CDS encoding NAD(P)H-dependent oxidoreductase yields the protein MLRRVQEFEAVDQIIDQNEAARQVREQQQDIPICTVDDLRSADGVIFGSPTRYGNMTAQMKQLIDSTSSLWLNGEMEGKPAGLFTSTASTHGGQETTLLTMIVPLLYL from the coding sequence ATGCTACGTCGCGTTCAGGAATTTGAAGCGGTCGATCAAATCATCGACCAAAACGAAGCGGCTCGTCAAGTACGAGAGCAACAGCAGGACATTCCTATTTGTACCGTTGACGATCTGCGATCGGCAGATGGAGTCATTTTTGGCTCTCCGACGCGCTACGGCAATATGACGGCACAAATGAAACAACTAATCGATTCTACCTCTAGCTTATGGCTAAACGGTGAGATGGAAGGCAAACCAGCAGGCTTGTTTACCTCAACCGCCTCCACTCATGGAGGTCAGGAAACAACGCTGCTGACGATGATTGTTCCCTTATTATATCTATAG
- a CDS encoding flavodoxin domain-containing protein: MMKILVVYYSMYGHTLKLAQAVAEGASKIPGAEVMLRRVQEFEAVDQIIDQDATSRSGI; this comes from the coding sequence ATGATGAAAATTTTGGTTGTTTACTACTCAATGTACGGTCATACCTTAAAACTGGCGCAAGCTGTTGCCGAAGGAGCCAGCAAAATCCCTGGAGCTGAAGTGATGTTACGTCGCGTTCAGGAATTTGAAGCGGTCGATCAAATCATCGACCAAGATGCTACGTCGCGTTCAGGAATTTGA
- a CDS encoding alpha/beta hydrolase, protein MLQKLLSSKLYKSLGIALSLLLFPATGVQTAVAADRIYATYGAFESSVAIEDLAEFAKTGKIQGGLIDYARRLTPAQLARLRSILTAPVDLTPVAISQFLYSSIGETLLQRLGQIVQTEARLPGFYAIRSALILAAAENRQGFTLLDVLRQFPTNGIRVNLGQSLEIVEELQAVINRTNEAIALVQRQSAAAAINQQPANFSQLPDLRQRGSFTWTKRTLELYDPSRDRAFIADLYLPRGQGVGSRDELGEERTRGQGRQGGQESNYQQPTTLNQQLFTNYQLPITNHRRFPVIVISHGLGSDRNTFRYLAQQLASYGFAVAVPEHPNSNAEQLRSLLNGRATAVTPPREFINRPLDVSYLLDVLAQLNRTDLSFALNLQQVGVVGHSYGGYTALALAGAKLNFDQLQQDCQNLGETFNLSLLLQCRTLELPRTQYNLRDKRIKAAIAINPIGSSLFGKAGLSQIKIPVTIASSSEDKVAPALPEQILPFTWLTARNKYLLLLAGGTHFSAADKSDPGSEPLPIPESVIGPDPALARGYLGAWSVAFFETYIATSQQYRPYLSADYARFISQPPLTLSLVQSLPLDNLTQ, encoded by the coding sequence GTGTTGCAAAAACTTCTCAGCTCAAAACTCTATAAATCTTTGGGAATTGCACTTTCGTTATTGTTATTTCCAGCTACGGGAGTTCAAACCGCAGTCGCAGCCGATCGCATTTATGCGACATACGGCGCTTTTGAAAGCTCGGTGGCGATCGAAGATTTGGCAGAGTTTGCCAAAACGGGCAAAATTCAGGGCGGACTGATCGATTACGCCCGCAGGCTCACCCCCGCACAACTAGCGCGGCTACGAAGCATACTAACTGCACCAGTGGATCTCACTCCAGTGGCAATTTCTCAATTTCTTTACTCTTCGATTGGCGAAACTTTATTACAACGCCTGGGACAGATCGTTCAAACTGAAGCCAGACTTCCAGGGTTTTATGCCATTCGCTCGGCGCTCATCTTAGCCGCAGCAGAAAATCGCCAAGGCTTCACCCTACTCGATGTCTTGCGTCAGTTTCCTACAAATGGAATTCGAGTCAATCTAGGGCAAAGTTTAGAGATTGTAGAAGAATTACAAGCTGTCATCAATCGCACAAACGAAGCGATCGCTCTGGTACAAAGACAATCGGCTGCCGCTGCCATTAACCAACAGCCAGCCAATTTCTCTCAGTTGCCAGACTTGCGCCAACGAGGAAGTTTTACTTGGACGAAACGCACCTTAGAGCTTTACGATCCCAGCCGCGATCGCGCCTTTATTGCCGATCTTTATTTACCCAGGGGGCAGGGAGTAGGGAGCAGGGACGAGCTGGGGGAAGAGAGGACAAGGGGACAAGGGAGACAAGGGGGACAAGAAAGTAATTACCAACAACCAACAACACTCAACCAACAACTCTTTACCAATTACCAATTACCAATTACCAACCACCGACGCTTCCCAGTCATTGTCATCTCCCACGGTTTAGGTTCAGACCGCAATACTTTTAGATATCTCGCCCAACAGTTAGCTAGTTATGGTTTTGCCGTTGCCGTTCCCGAACATCCCAATAGCAATGCCGAACAATTGCGATCGCTCCTGAATGGTCGCGCTACTGCCGTGACACCTCCAAGGGAGTTTATCAATCGTCCTCTGGATGTATCTTATTTGCTCGATGTTTTGGCGCAACTGAATCGCACCGATCTATCTTTTGCCCTGAATTTACAACAAGTTGGAGTTGTCGGTCATTCCTACGGCGGCTATACAGCATTAGCTTTAGCAGGTGCTAAGTTGAATTTCGACCAATTGCAACAAGACTGTCAGAATTTGGGCGAGACTTTTAATTTGTCTCTACTACTTCAGTGTCGGACGCTAGAATTACCGCGCACGCAGTATAATTTACGCGATAAAAGAATTAAGGCGGCGATCGCGATTAATCCGATTGGTAGCTCCCTTTTTGGTAAAGCTGGGTTGAGTCAAATAAAAATTCCGGTGACGATCGCTAGTAGCAGCGAGGATAAAGTTGCACCTGCTTTACCAGAACAAATTTTACCCTTTACATGGCTGACTGCTCGGAATAAATATCTTCTCTTACTCGCAGGTGGAACCCACTTTTCTGCTGCCGATAAATCCGATCCAGGTAGCGAACCTTTACCCATTCCCGAATCAGTCATCGGTCCAGATCCCGCCTTGGCTCGTGGCTATCTGGGAGCTTGGAGCGTGGCTTTTTTTGAAACTTACATTGCTACTTCTCAGCAGTACCGTCCCTATCTGAGTGCTGATTATGCTCGGTTTATTAGTCAACCACCTTTAACTTTGAGTTTAGTGCAATCTCTACCTTTAGATAACCTGACCCAATAA
- a CDS encoding translocation/assembly module TamB domain-containing protein: MTHSPRRPPEANSRRRLWLLIFSRSSLAVGAFLLVAIVGGVSWGWVFINQRLVPLVERNLEQLLGRPVDIGVVERFSLNSLRFSSAALPATSSDPDRVTAEAVEVQFDLLPLLFNRRLELNVTLVQPDVYVEQAKNGQWVSTQIKTPQGGAGLIQTELETIRVRDADIVLVPNPEPSRPSGAVAMLQRSRFANADVSGVARFLDQNERIQFELTGQPKTGGKLALSGETRPAALQQTTLNIEAENLLATEISRLIDLPINLQAGRVDGDLRVQLQPEGQQPAIAGTASLSNVTAKIENVPNLFTNTQGKLLFKPDRTIALQNVTTRYGKIPVQIGGSLNTLKGYNLSGQVKAVSANNLLNTLNVESPFPTKGTLRADIQLRGAIEQPVLSGTVSTIKTARIDRIPFKDISGRFELTTAGATPEITFANIQATPAVGGKITGKGQIQLGTQPQVAFNFQGQNVPGNAIAKLYDTTPPIHIGDVAGTAKISGSPGNIRTVAQVQAPEATYPGTAQVIVTNEGNTLIRDAVFQVAGGKVTANGQINRDRAFQAVVNASGVQLKSFSPQLRGQFSANKVRVTGNSFDLSEIQAQGQVGFSQGLAVIEQPLTAQVRWNGDRIIVQKATASGLNASGTVDVRLPEQAAPEIAGFNLDVRARDYDLQEFGLDIPGNVTLAGQADFTGKVTGTPDAPNAVGNLGLQNLRVNGLAFDPVLTGKLNYRAGQQTQLDVSGKQDRIAFTLDKNNRPVSFFVRRNQAVARGATQGENLVVNVQDFPVAVLRNVIPGDRLKQIGAISGEVSGNLTIDLTENITQSTVIGDVAIARPRAGRFTADAIKANIRYEGGDFSLKAGELRLGDSRIDLSGDFQAGQDRKFQFQIDFDRARVENVLQALSVFGFEDLAGGLLPEDLPGAEALPTVSVGIPEKSLLAQLRLFSEIRALITQQQQQERASATLPPLSALDGTISGEIAVTGALSPGLQPSLDVDFELRAQDWQWGTYKVDEAIARGTFEDGVLTLLPLRLDLGDGLIAFTGQLGEELSGQLRVVSVPVATLQPFLDRLPQALPFDVTGQLNALVTLAGNLENPQAIGEVALVEASLNQQPIQTAQLSFDYNDARLSFASDVLITGTQPVEITGSIPVALPFASVQPDSNQISIQANVQDRGLALLNLFTEQVAWVNGQGQVNVEVQGTLDQPLITGEAVVKNATLKAEALPEPLRNVTGTVEFNGDRIVVPNITGQYNSGKVTAEGTLPIFATQQAQPATNPLTVSLNDLEVDIEGRYEGGVSGNVVITGTALSPNIGGKIRLANGQVSLGGTEETPTAAVGTPAAGTATSSTATNRNTPEESPIEFTNLQLILGDDVRIVRQPLLNFEAEGDLAINGTLTNPRPQGVVRLTGGQVNLFTTQFNLARGKEQTARFTPKGGLDPILDVTLVATVPETTGIGRVPTSPFSGEIRDVGATSFGTFRTVRVQAAVEGPASELADNLELTSEPNRSEAEIVALLGGSFVNTLGRGDPTLGLATIAGSALLSNFQDNITEIGEALGIDELRLFPTIVTDPTENVSVLGLAAEAVFAITNDFSVSLSRVFAADDPLRYNLIYRLNDQILVRGSTNLSGESRLLVEYETRF, from the coding sequence ATGACGCACTCCCCTCGTCGCCCACCAGAAGCAAATTCTCGTCGGCGTTTGTGGCTGTTAATATTCAGCCGCAGCAGTCTTGCTGTAGGAGCATTTTTGCTTGTAGCTATTGTCGGGGGCGTATCGTGGGGTTGGGTTTTTATCAACCAAAGGTTAGTACCGCTGGTTGAAAGGAATTTAGAGCAGCTCCTTGGAAGACCTGTAGATATAGGGGTAGTGGAAAGGTTTTCGCTCAATAGCTTGCGATTTAGTTCGGCAGCACTCCCAGCAACTTCTAGCGATCCAGATCGGGTGACAGCAGAAGCGGTAGAAGTCCAGTTCGATCTTTTGCCACTCCTGTTTAATAGAAGATTAGAATTAAACGTTACGTTAGTCCAACCGGATGTCTACGTCGAACAGGCAAAAAACGGGCAGTGGGTTTCAACTCAAATTAAAACTCCCCAAGGTGGTGCTGGTTTGATTCAAACTGAGTTAGAGACGATTCGGGTGCGAGATGCCGATATTGTCCTAGTGCCAAATCCAGAACCAAGTAGACCATCAGGTGCAGTGGCGATGCTCCAGAGGAGCCGCTTCGCTAACGCAGATGTGAGTGGAGTCGCCCGCTTTCTAGACCAAAATGAACGAATTCAGTTCGAGTTAACTGGTCAACCGAAAACAGGGGGCAAACTGGCACTATCTGGAGAAACTCGCCCTGCGGCATTGCAACAGACAACTCTTAATATCGAGGCAGAGAATTTACTCGCCACCGAGATTAGTCGGTTAATCGATCTACCCATTAACCTACAAGCAGGTCGGGTGGATGGTGACTTAAGAGTGCAGTTACAACCCGAAGGACAACAACCTGCGATCGCAGGGACGGCTAGCCTGAGTAACGTTACTGCCAAGATTGAAAACGTGCCGAATCTATTTACGAATACCCAAGGGAAACTTTTATTTAAACCGGATCGGACGATCGCCTTGCAAAACGTGACAACCCGCTATGGCAAAATTCCAGTTCAAATCGGCGGGTCGCTCAATACTCTTAAAGGTTATAACTTATCAGGTCAGGTGAAAGCAGTTAGCGCAAATAATCTGCTAAACACGCTGAATGTTGAATCTCCCTTTCCGACAAAGGGAACTCTCAGAGCAGATATTCAGTTGCGGGGTGCGATCGAGCAACCCGTTTTGAGTGGCACTGTCAGCACGATTAAAACTGCACGGATCGACCGGATTCCATTTAAAGATATTAGCGGTCGCTTTGAGTTGACAACAGCAGGGGCAACACCAGAAATTACCTTTGCCAATATTCAAGCAACTCCCGCAGTTGGGGGAAAAATTACAGGCAAGGGTCAAATCCAGTTAGGGACTCAACCTCAAGTCGCATTTAATTTCCAGGGTCAAAACGTACCAGGGAATGCTATAGCCAAGCTTTACGACACTACACCCCCAATTCACATTGGCGATGTAGCAGGAACGGCAAAAATTTCTGGTTCCCCTGGCAATATCCGTACTGTAGCGCAAGTGCAAGCACCTGAAGCTACCTATCCTGGTACGGCTCAAGTCATCGTTACTAACGAGGGAAATACGCTGATTCGAGATGCTGTTTTCCAGGTTGCAGGTGGTAAGGTAACGGCAAACGGTCAAATTAATCGCGATCGCGCCTTTCAAGCGGTTGTGAATGCCAGTGGAGTGCAGCTTAAGTCCTTCTCACCTCAGTTGCGGGGACAATTTAGTGCCAATAAAGTGCGCGTCACCGGAAATTCGTTCGATTTATCCGAGATTCAAGCCCAAGGACAAGTAGGCTTTTCTCAAGGTTTAGCCGTTATCGAGCAACCCCTGACAGCTCAAGTTAGGTGGAATGGCGATCGAATTATCGTTCAAAAAGCAACTGCATCAGGGCTGAATGCCAGTGGAACGGTTGACGTGCGTTTACCAGAACAAGCAGCGCCAGAAATTGCTGGGTTTAACTTAGACGTGCGGGCGCGAGATTACGACTTGCAAGAGTTTGGTTTGGATATCCCTGGTAACGTAACGCTAGCAGGACAAGCAGATTTTACCGGAAAAGTTACAGGTACTCCCGATGCTCCCAATGCGGTTGGAAATCTAGGGTTGCAAAACTTGCGCGTCAACGGTTTAGCCTTCGATCCGGTATTGACTGGCAAATTAAATTATCGAGCCGGACAGCAGACTCAACTAGATGTTAGTGGTAAACAAGATAGAATTGCCTTTACCTTGGATAAGAATAATCGCCCCGTTTCATTTTTCGTGCGGCGAAATCAGGCAGTAGCTAGGGGTGCAACCCAAGGCGAAAACTTAGTTGTTAACGTGCAAGACTTTCCCGTAGCCGTACTGCGAAACGTGATTCCAGGCGATCGCCTCAAGCAAATTGGTGCGATCTCAGGGGAAGTATCGGGCAATCTCACGATCGATCTTACCGAGAATATCACCCAATCTACCGTAATTGGAGATGTGGCGATCGCTCGACCTAGGGCAGGTAGATTCACAGCCGATGCAATTAAAGCCAACATCCGTTATGAAGGCGGCGATTTCAGCTTAAAAGCAGGTGAATTGCGTCTAGGCGATAGCCGCATAGATCTTAGTGGCGATTTCCAAGCGGGACAAGACCGTAAATTTCAATTTCAAATTGATTTCGATCGCGCCAGAGTTGAAAACGTTTTGCAAGCACTGAGCGTTTTCGGTTTTGAAGACTTAGCAGGTGGCTTGTTACCCGAAGATCTCCCTGGAGCAGAGGCATTACCAACGGTATCTGTAGGTATACCAGAAAAATCCTTACTCGCCCAACTGCGACTGTTTTCGGAAATTAGAGCGTTAATCACACAACAGCAACAGCAAGAAAGAGCTTCAGCTACATTGCCACCACTTTCAGCCTTGGATGGTACGATTAGCGGCGAAATTGCCGTAACAGGGGCATTATCTCCAGGTTTACAGCCATCGCTTGATGTTGACTTTGAATTACGCGCTCAAGATTGGCAATGGGGAACTTACAAAGTCGATGAAGCAATTGCCAGAGGGACTTTTGAAGATGGCGTTTTGACGCTGCTACCCTTGCGGCTCGATCTCGGTGACGGACTGATTGCATTTACCGGACAACTAGGGGAGGAACTTTCGGGACAATTGCGAGTCGTCAGCGTACCCGTAGCAACCTTACAGCCTTTTTTGGATCGCTTACCACAAGCATTACCATTTGATGTCACCGGACAGTTGAATGCCCTCGTCACCCTAGCAGGTAATCTAGAAAACCCTCAAGCGATCGGTGAGGTAGCACTGGTGGAAGCAAGCTTGAATCAGCAACCGATTCAAACAGCCCAGCTGAGCTTTGACTATAATGATGCGCGGTTGAGTTTTGCCAGCGATGTATTGATAACAGGGACTCAACCAGTTGAAATTACAGGCAGTATTCCCGTAGCGTTACCGTTTGCCTCCGTCCAGCCCGATAGTAACCAAATCAGCATCCAAGCAAACGTACAAGATCGAGGTTTGGCATTATTGAATTTATTCACCGAGCAAGTTGCTTGGGTTAACGGTCAGGGACAAGTCAATGTCGAAGTGCAGGGAACTTTAGACCAGCCATTAATAACGGGGGAAGCTGTGGTGAAGAATGCCACTTTAAAAGCTGAGGCTTTGCCCGAACCATTGAGAAACGTCACGGGGACGGTGGAGTTTAATGGCGATCGCATCGTTGTTCCTAATATTACAGGGCAGTACAATTCAGGTAAAGTGACTGCTGAAGGAACTCTACCGATTTTTGCCACCCAACAGGCACAGCCAGCAACAAATCCCCTTACGGTATCGCTCAACGACTTAGAGGTAGATATCGAAGGACGCTATGAAGGCGGAGTTAGCGGCAATGTCGTTATTACAGGCACAGCTCTATCTCCCAATATTGGCGGTAAGATTCGCTTGGCGAACGGTCAAGTCTCTTTGGGAGGAACTGAAGAGACTCCTACTGCCGCAGTAGGTACACCCGCAGCAGGTACGGCTACAAGTAGCACAGCGACAAATCGCAACACCCCAGAGGAATCTCCGATTGAATTTACCAATTTGCAATTGATTCTCGGCGATGACGTGCGGATCGTCCGTCAACCCCTACTTAACTTTGAGGCAGAAGGCGACCTGGCGATTAATGGCACTTTAACGAATCCTCGTCCTCAAGGAGTGGTGCGTCTGACGGGGGGACAAGTCAACTTATTTACGACTCAGTTTAATTTAGCGCGGGGCAAAGAACAGACGGCACGCTTCACGCCCAAAGGAGGACTAGACCCCATCCTTGATGTCACTCTAGTGGCAACCGTACCGGAGACAACGGGCATTGGGCGAGTTCCCACTTCACCTTTTTCTGGCGAGATCCGCGACGTTGGGGCTACCAGCTTCGGCACTTTCCGCACCGTGCGCGTGCAAGCAGCAGTAGAGGGACCCGCGAGTGAATTGGCGGATAATCTAGAACTGACCAGCGAACCGAATCGCAGCGAAGCAGAGATCGTCGCACTCTTAGGCGGTTCCTTTGTCAATACCTTGGGTAGAGGAGATCCTACCCTAGGGCTTGCCACAATTGCAGGATCTGCCCTACTGTCCAACTTCCAAGACAATATTACCGAGATTGGCGAGGCTTTAGGTATTGACGAATTACGCCTGTTTCCTACCATCGTCACCGATCCAACAGAAAACGTTTCTGTCCTCGGTTTAGCAGCAGAGGCAGTGTTTGCCATCACCAACGATTTCTCTGTCTCCCTCTCACGAGTATTTGCTGCTGATGACCCCCTGCGTTACAACCTAATTTATCGCCTCAACGACCAAATTTTGGTACGTGGCTCCACCAATTTGAGCGGTGAGAGTCGGCTGCTAGTGGAGTACGAAACCAGATTTTAG